One genomic region from Sphingobacterium sp. UGAL515B_05 encodes:
- a CDS encoding AMP-dependent synthetase/ligase: MEEKLRLFDLARQQMGKYPDLDMFAHKVDGKWNYIKTADFLEQVDSLSKGLIELGVKPNEKVGLIAGSSMEWHLIDFAIQQIGAVVVAIYPNITDTDYQYIFNDAEIRVCIVSNKSLYDRLMNLTDSIYTLKYIFCIADQEGTRSWKELNDIGSNCSLEKLAALRDQVKPEDLATLIYTSGTTGKPKGVMLSHNNIFSNVLGAAEITPCKAYDRGLTFLPPCHAYERMVLYTYMYLGFTIYIAESFDKIGDNLKEVKPHIMTVVPRILEKVYEKIMKTGHDLSGFKRKVFDWAVSVAEEYDPNPEKRSLSYNLKLKLAKKLVLNKWYEALGGELLTVASGSASLHGKLTRAFLAAGIPLYEGYGMTEASPLISVNHYIKGIRIGTVGLPVRFVEIKLAEDGEILVKGPNVMMGYYKNKAETDKTIIDGWLHTGDIGKWEDEKFLKIIDRKKEMFKISGGKYVIPQPIETKLVESKFIEQAMVIGDGMKFASAFIVPNYAHLLDWARTDAPELASMTKDDFLTDPAIVKKVNQEVRRANQHFGNWEQIKKPIILTDEFTIENGELTPTLKMKRKVILEHHQEEFNNLYQMEMD; this comes from the coding sequence ATGGAAGAAAAACTTAGATTATTTGATCTTGCACGTCAACAGATGGGCAAATACCCCGATCTTGATATGTTTGCCCACAAAGTGGACGGCAAGTGGAATTATATCAAAACAGCAGATTTTCTTGAACAAGTAGACAGCCTCTCCAAAGGGCTGATTGAACTTGGCGTGAAACCCAACGAGAAAGTTGGTCTCATTGCCGGTAGCAGTATGGAATGGCATTTGATTGACTTTGCAATCCAGCAAATTGGTGCAGTGGTGGTCGCCATCTACCCAAATATTACGGATACAGACTATCAATATATCTTTAATGATGCCGAAATCAGGGTTTGTATCGTCAGCAACAAAAGCCTGTACGATCGCCTAATGAATCTAACCGACTCAATCTATACATTGAAGTATATTTTTTGTATCGCAGATCAGGAAGGCACACGTAGCTGGAAAGAACTGAATGATATAGGTTCCAATTGCTCCCTAGAAAAACTAGCAGCACTACGTGACCAGGTTAAACCTGAAGATCTCGCTACCCTGATTTACACTTCCGGTACTACGGGCAAACCAAAAGGCGTCATGTTGTCACACAATAATATCTTTTCCAATGTATTGGGCGCAGCAGAAATTACCCCTTGTAAAGCTTATGACCGCGGACTGACCTTCCTCCCTCCTTGTCACGCCTACGAGCGTATGGTTTTATATACCTATATGTATCTTGGCTTTACGATCTATATCGCAGAATCTTTTGACAAGATTGGTGATAATCTGAAGGAAGTAAAACCTCATATCATGACCGTTGTCCCTCGTATTCTTGAAAAAGTCTATGAGAAAATTATGAAAACAGGTCATGATCTCAGTGGTTTCAAACGCAAAGTATTTGATTGGGCTGTTTCAGTTGCAGAAGAATATGATCCAAATCCTGAGAAAAGAAGTCTATCCTATAATCTCAAACTAAAGCTAGCCAAGAAACTTGTCCTTAACAAATGGTATGAAGCATTGGGTGGCGAATTACTTACTGTTGCCTCTGGATCAGCTTCTCTTCATGGTAAACTAACACGCGCTTTCTTAGCCGCAGGAATTCCATTATATGAGGGTTACGGCATGACCGAAGCCTCCCCACTCATTTCAGTCAATCACTATATCAAAGGAATACGCATAGGTACTGTTGGCCTTCCTGTCCGTTTTGTTGAAATAAAACTTGCTGAAGACGGAGAAATATTAGTAAAAGGCCCTAATGTCATGATGGGATACTATAAGAACAAGGCCGAAACGGATAAAACGATCATTGATGGATGGCTGCATACCGGAGATATTGGAAAGTGGGAAGATGAAAAATTCTTGAAAATCATTGACCGAAAAAAAGAGATGTTCAAAATTTCAGGTGGGAAGTACGTCATACCACAACCTATCGAAACCAAGCTTGTTGAATCTAAATTTATTGAACAGGCAATGGTTATCGGTGACGGGATGAAGTTTGCTTCTGCCTTTATTGTACCAAACTATGCCCATTTGTTGGATTGGGCCAGAACAGATGCTCCTGAACTTGCAAGCATGACAAAGGATGATTTTCTGACTGACCCTGCCATAGTAAAAAAAGTTAATCAAGAGGTACGTCGTGCAAACCAGCACTTTGGTAACTGGGAGCAGATTAAGAAACCAATTATTTTAACAGATGAATTTACTATTGAAAATGGAGAGTTAACACCAACCTTGAAAATGAAACGAAAGGTAATTCTCGAACATCATCAAGAAGAGTTCAATAACCTCTATCAGATGGAGATGGATTAA
- the xpt gene encoding xanthine phosphoribosyltransferase encodes MKLLKDRILHDGKSLAGGILKVDNFINHQMDPVLMKSIAVEFVRRFADLPINKIITIEASGIAPAIMLGYLLELPVVFVKKAKPTTMADMYVSQVHSFTKNRTYDICVSKEFLTPSDNVLFIDDFLANGNAAFGMLDLVKQSGASVLGMGFIIEKSFQEGGKRLRELPDLRIESLARIRSLEVNKVSFEED; translated from the coding sequence ATGAAATTATTAAAGGATAGAATCCTTCATGACGGTAAAAGTCTTGCAGGAGGCATACTTAAAGTAGACAACTTCATCAATCACCAGATGGACCCGGTGTTGATGAAATCTATTGCGGTGGAATTTGTCCGCCGTTTTGCAGACCTCCCGATCAATAAAATCATTACAATTGAAGCAAGCGGAATAGCCCCAGCGATCATGCTTGGCTACCTTTTGGAATTACCGGTTGTATTTGTAAAAAAAGCAAAACCGACCACCATGGCCGATATGTATGTAAGCCAGGTGCATTCATTTACCAAGAATAGAACCTACGACATCTGTGTCAGCAAAGAGTTTCTTACGCCGAGCGACAATGTTCTTTTTATAGACGATTTTTTGGCCAATGGGAATGCTGCTTTTGGTATGCTCGATCTCGTTAAACAATCGGGGGCTTCTGTCTTGGGCATGGGATTTATTATCGAAAAATCCTTCCAGGAAGGTGGCAAAAGATTACGAGAATTGCCCGATTTAAGAATAGAATCGCTAGCGCGGATAAGGTCGCTTGAAGTGAATAAAGTCAGTTTCGAAGAAGATTAG
- the mnmE gene encoding tRNA uridine-5-carboxymethylaminomethyl(34) synthesis GTPase MnmE → MSNTGYITEDTIVALATSSGTNGAIAVIRVSGQNAIKITNEIFKGKNLLQQASHTIHFGTIRDGEEIIDEVLVSLFVAPNSYTRENSVEISTHNSKYIIERVVNLLIKKGARAARPGEFTLRAFLNGGMDLSQAEAVADLIASNSAASHQVAMQQMRGGFSNQLKSLREDLIHFASLIELELDFSEEDVEFANRDQLKNLINKIQVIVQKLVQSFEQGNVLKNGVPVVIAGKPNVGKSTLLNAFLNEERAIVSDIAGTTRDTIEDEINIHGVTFRFIDTAGIRETADVIEAKGVERTREKMKQARLIIYLFDPTQDKVEEVQAQLPEIERLQIPFVTIINKSDLLSEAQKEVYNVLNPLYISAKEQIGVEELKDELINRVHLGNLNTDDVMVTNIRHVEALQKTADSLERVIYGIDNPVTSDFLAMDIRQALYHLGEITGSVSTDDLLDNIFSKFCIGK, encoded by the coding sequence ATGTCAAATACAGGATATATCACTGAAGATACCATTGTTGCATTAGCGACATCTTCCGGAACAAATGGCGCTATTGCTGTCATACGCGTTTCGGGCCAGAATGCCATAAAAATTACGAACGAAATATTTAAAGGAAAGAACCTACTTCAACAAGCATCACATACCATCCATTTTGGAACCATACGCGATGGCGAAGAGATCATTGACGAGGTATTGGTCTCCTTATTTGTAGCCCCGAACTCCTATACGAGAGAAAATTCGGTGGAAATATCAACGCATAACTCCAAATATATTATTGAGCGCGTTGTAAATTTACTCATCAAAAAAGGCGCACGCGCTGCCCGTCCGGGAGAATTTACCTTACGTGCATTTCTCAATGGCGGAATGGATTTATCCCAAGCAGAAGCAGTTGCCGATTTAATTGCATCCAATTCTGCAGCCTCACATCAAGTGGCGATGCAGCAGATGCGTGGCGGCTTTTCCAATCAGCTTAAATCCCTTCGTGAAGATCTCATTCACTTTGCTTCACTGATTGAATTAGAGCTTGATTTTTCAGAAGAAGATGTGGAATTTGCCAACAGGGATCAGCTAAAAAATCTAATCAACAAAATACAGGTTATTGTTCAAAAATTAGTGCAATCTTTTGAACAGGGTAACGTCCTAAAAAATGGTGTTCCTGTTGTCATTGCCGGAAAACCAAATGTAGGAAAATCAACGCTATTGAATGCTTTCTTAAATGAAGAACGTGCCATTGTTTCCGATATTGCAGGAACAACACGCGATACCATTGAAGATGAAATTAATATTCATGGCGTCACATTCCGATTTATTGACACAGCAGGTATACGTGAGACGGCAGATGTTATTGAAGCAAAAGGTGTTGAGCGTACCCGTGAAAAGATGAAACAGGCACGATTGATTATTTATCTTTTCGATCCTACACAGGACAAAGTTGAAGAAGTACAAGCGCAATTGCCAGAAATCGAGCGCCTCCAAATTCCGTTTGTCACCATTATCAATAAATCAGATTTGCTTTCTGAGGCGCAAAAAGAGGTTTACAATGTTCTTAATCCACTTTACATTTCAGCGAAAGAACAAATCGGTGTCGAGGAACTGAAAGACGAATTGATCAATCGTGTACATTTAGGAAATTTAAATACCGACGATGTCATGGTCACCAACATCCGTCACGTAGAAGCGCTACAAAAAACAGCAGATTCACTTGAACGCGTAATCTATGGTATTGACAATCCGGTCACTTCCGATTTCCTAGCGATGGATATACGCCAAGCCTTATATCATCTTGGTGAAATCACCGGAAGTGTTTCTACAGACGATTTATTGGATAATATCTTTTCCAAGTTCTGTATCGGAAAGTAA
- a CDS encoding response regulator transcription factor: MPLKDFFENHGLSVEVACSGEDGLLLFAKEKPDIVLLDVILPNMDGFSVISEIRVKNSHVPIIMMTGTEFGEENQIRGYQLGTINYMKKPVIPYAILSLIQNLLLIPSDVRKFNIGTNAITIQGQLVTIGDLSYDVREKDSKVLLFLLERIGQIVNRSIILNHIWYDDHPDKNNLLDSSILRLRKLVKEIPGMKIKSIYGFGYMITTENVT, encoded by the coding sequence ATTCCTCTTAAAGATTTTTTTGAGAATCATGGATTGTCGGTGGAGGTAGCTTGCTCAGGAGAAGATGGGCTGTTACTTTTTGCAAAAGAGAAGCCGGATATTGTATTGTTGGATGTGATATTGCCAAATATGGATGGATTTTCAGTAATTTCGGAGATTAGAGTTAAGAATTCCCATGTTCCTATAATTATGATGACTGGTACCGAATTTGGCGAAGAAAATCAAATCCGAGGGTATCAATTAGGTACGATAAATTATATGAAGAAACCTGTTATCCCTTATGCAATATTATCGTTAATCCAAAATCTATTGCTAATCCCTAGCGATGTCAGAAAATTTAATATTGGTACTAATGCAATCACTATTCAGGGGCAACTTGTAACCATAGGTGATTTAAGTTACGATGTTAGAGAGAAAGATTCGAAAGTGCTTTTGTTTCTATTGGAGCGAATTGGCCAGATAGTCAACCGTTCGATTATTTTGAATCATATTTGGTATGATGATCATCCTGATAAGAACAATCTGTTAGATAGCTCAATATTACGATTGAGAAAATTAGTCAAGGAAATTCCTGGAATGAAAATAAAGTCAATATATGGTTTTGGATATATGATAACTACAGAAAATGTAACATAA
- a CDS encoding RHS repeat-associated core domain-containing protein, which yields MIFWDTYSTTTTNTYYAGGAEYSSIGTGAKSLKLFQFSDGEVRPNGAAFDYLYHVKNQTESPLMTLAVNAATNAHTISQINNYYAFGNAAPYVEGNLVSGTKYNYLYGGKEIQDETGLYDHHARMYDPAIGKWNIPDPLSEYFSNKSPYNYSSNNPINFSDPTGLYDESSLVQMFSNLPSYYSPKSIKYGIEQTETERYMEQDRMWSNYDSRIFGWQSYNSKIAGFNAALQSVGGNHVFLPIVEVKGFSSFNSFLNSIQSIASRAYLSYENGIKFDTYINPSAAHLYGKNPYGPYLPTDKEINTAGAVLSMIPATASLGVVMQLSTAQSKAEVGVVVATSLPYMKLAKGLGGAAIIGVEKVLPSLGATGKVHGTLPKVKDLVKYSKEELEILLKELRQSVQKRIEVTSKMGRDRGHGQRQGAEQDLIKSLEKLLEL from the coding sequence TTGATTTTTTGGGACACTTACAGTACTACTACAACAAATACTTATTATGCTGGAGGGGCTGAATATTCTTCAATAGGAACGGGAGCAAAAAGTCTGAAGCTGTTCCAATTTTCCGATGGAGAAGTGAGACCCAATGGAGCCGCATTTGATTATCTATATCATGTTAAAAATCAAACGGAGAGTCCATTGATGACGCTTGCTGTAAATGCTGCAACAAATGCTCATACGATCTCTCAGATCAATAACTATTATGCATTCGGTAATGCAGCTCCTTATGTTGAAGGTAATTTGGTTTCGGGAACAAAATATAATTATCTTTATGGAGGGAAGGAGATACAGGATGAAACGGGGTTGTATGATCATCACGCACGGATGTATGACCCTGCGATAGGCAAATGGAATATACCGGACCCCTTAAGTGAATATTTTTCGAACAAGAGTCCTTATAATTATTCGAGTAATAATCCAATTAATTTTAGCGACCCAACCGGTTTGTATGATGAAAGTTCATTGGTACAGATGTTTTCGAACTTGCCTTCATACTATTCTCCAAAATCCATCAAGTATGGGATTGAGCAGACGGAAACTGAGCGGTATATGGAGCAGGATCGAATGTGGAGTAATTATGATAGTCGTATATTTGGGTGGCAGAGTTATAATAGCAAGATCGCGGGTTTTAATGCGGCATTACAATCGGTGGGGGGTAACCATGTTTTCCTTCCCATTGTAGAGGTCAAAGGGTTTAGTTCTTTCAATAGTTTTTTAAATAGTATCCAGAGTATTGCGAGTAGGGCCTATTTGTCATATGAGAATGGTATTAAGTTTGATACATATATAAACCCGTCTGCCGCACATTTGTATGGGAAGAACCCTTATGGCCCGTATCTACCTACCGATAAGGAAATCAATACTGCTGGGGCAGTATTATCGATGATTCCTGCAACCGCCTCACTGGGTGTCGTGATGCAGCTTAGTACAGCGCAGAGTAAAGCGGAGGTTGGGGTGGTCGTGGCAACGAGTTTGCCTTATATGAAGCTGGCGAAAGGGCTTGGCGGTGCTGCTATTATTGGAGTGGAAAAAGTATTACCAAGTTTAGGTGCTACGGGTAAGGTGCATGGTACTTTGCCTAAAGTAAAAGATTTGGTGAAATATTCTAAAGAAGAGCTAGAGATTCTATTAAAAGAATTGAGACAAAGTGTTCAAAAGAGGATCGAAGTAACATCTAAAATGGGAAGAGATAGAGGACATGGACAAAGGCAGGGAGCCGAACAAGACTTAATTAAATCATTAGAAAAGCTCTTAGAATTATAA
- a CDS encoding DUF4258 domain-containing protein, with amino-acid sequence MSYENGIKFDTYINPSAAHLYGKNPYGAYMGPQNADEWETFGDILGASEIPLVAQAGDLISLGANVYKGSAAGMAISAAAFVPFGSEVKLAAKGGTNALVKSGVEISEHAALRMSERGITQSMVETGLSKGGKYFDPKNGTFNYVLKNGFASGNDLLIGTNTVTGRVTTVLRGSNLVKPRFIPQ; translated from the coding sequence TTGTCGTATGAGAATGGTATTAAGTTTGATACATATATAAACCCGTCTGCCGCACATTTGTATGGGAAGAACCCTTATGGGGCTTATATGGGGCCTCAAAATGCAGATGAATGGGAAACCTTCGGAGATATTTTAGGTGCATCAGAGATTCCGTTAGTCGCTCAAGCTGGTGATTTGATATCTCTTGGAGCAAACGTCTATAAGGGAAGTGCAGCGGGGATGGCGATATCTGCAGCTGCTTTTGTACCATTTGGTAGCGAGGTTAAGCTTGCCGCTAAAGGGGGAACAAATGCTTTAGTCAAATCAGGAGTAGAGATTTCGGAACATGCAGCCCTACGAATGAGTGAACGAGGGATAACCCAAAGTATGGTTGAAACAGGGCTTTCGAAGGGGGGTAAATATTTTGACCCTAAGAATGGTACTTTCAACTATGTTCTTAAGAACGGGTTTGCCTCAGGTAATGATTTACTAATTGGAACAAATACTGTCACAGGAAGAGTAACAACTGTATTAAGGGGTAGTAATTTAGTTAAACCACGTTTTATACCTCAATAG
- a CDS encoding tetratricopeptide repeat protein — MKGQKQLEMAKGIGYKINEYPSYISFEDKKEMYDGYSELVKKSAYTGNPEAQYCYAQLFDTMTYVALENPLCNPKKCIYWYTKSAEGGYAEAYNNLADFYERGIGVKQDLKKSYELYKKGAELGSPTAKSNLKIFEKDLKKGKYSL, encoded by the coding sequence ATGAAAGGACAAAAACAATTAGAAATGGCGAAAGGAATTGGTTATAAAATTAATGAATATCCATCGTACATCTCTTTTGAAGACAAGAAGGAAATGTACGATGGATATTCGGAATTGGTAAAAAAAAGTGCATACACTGGCAATCCGGAAGCTCAGTATTGTTACGCTCAGCTATTTGATACTATGACATATGTTGCATTAGAAAATCCATTATGCAACCCAAAGAAATGTATCTACTGGTATACCAAGTCCGCTGAGGGGGGGTATGCGGAGGCGTATAATAATCTAGCTGATTTTTATGAGCGAGGAATAGGTGTAAAACAAGACTTGAAAAAAAGTTATGAATTATATAAAAAAGGAGCTGAACTTGGATCACCTACTGCAAAATCAAATTTGAAAATATTTGAGAAGGATCTAAAAAAAGGAAAATATAGTTTATAA